GTACagctaatttatatatatatatatatatatatatacgtatgtatgagaTTAAATAAGTGAGTGTTGAAGTCAGCGATTTGTGTTAACTATAAACGATCTCTAGCGTGTAATGTAACGAGTGGGTGGTTTTAACGTgtgagaggaagatagaaaagaatttaataaacaCAATGACGACAGAATATGAATGGCATTGGATATTACTAAAgacgagaaatatatacatattcataccTATTCATATGTTTAATGGTGAACCGTGAGAAAGTTAAGAAAATCCAAAGCCCGGAAATCAAAGTATTATATCCAAgcaaaggatatatatatatatatatacaaccaACGGATCTTTCTGTCTTGCGAAATCAGAATGGCAATCGAAAAGCAAAGGTATCAGACAAAGGAAATGTCATAGCAACGAAATACAATGATGTATTGGACGTTGCTAAAGCGCGCCATATTTGCcaattcaatttattatacaattcaaaaatttttactctttctttttttcggaaaaattattctaatcaaaattaatattatcacgaaaataaaaaaataattattgattaatttgtATCTGACTGTAGATATTCAATATCCTAAAATGATCTTTTcatcaaaataatatgaaatttgaaAATCCACCAGAAGCGCGCcatattcgaatatttaatacataaagcaattcaaaaacttttacatatattttttttttttttgaagaaattactttaatagaattcgatattattataacaaaaaaaaatttgtctaatttttatataattgtggATATCAAATatccaataaaaaagaatttcgacttaaaaagattaatacaAACCCCAAAATTCCACTGATCAATGCTAAGCACgtctttcgatataaaataacgcGCGAGTTTGAAATACTTCTAACAATGTTTTTTTGTCTTATCTAGAAAGAGATCGCATAGATATAGACTATATCTTACATTCACACGAATACAAAAATGAAGGCATACCTGGTGACACGAAGTAAAACAGACTATTGCGTTACCGTTGACACATTCGTTCAAgtaatttatacgtatatcattTATCTTAATAGTAATCGACTGATAATTATaactgataaaaaataatgttatcaATAATTCAATTCTAATCAATCGATCTACACAAATCAttgtaatcgataataatcataatgcGATTAATCTTACAAGattacatattatttgatatcaaGAGGATACTTTATACCTTTTacttataatattgaaaaaagaaataaaatattatgtgataatgaataattatataaaattcagcAACGTAATAAGCGCGTAAAATTGCATTAATCCAACGTATAGATATCTCTAACGATCTTATAATACTTACAGTTAGCTAATGACTCCTTTTAACTCAAATAGAACTACAAATGTTACTCTTAGCCTCGACAAACAGTACACGTTTATTGTTAGTCGTGTATTTACAGCTGTAAATTCCGTCACTCTTAATGGATATACGTAAACATAAATATTAGTAACGTTTTTACGAGCATTTGTGAGTGAAGGTAATAACTGGTTGATCACTTCCtagatgtatataatacatcacTCTCTCAATaagtcattatttttatttatatatctattttaagatgtgtttcaatttaatatagaaatttgtcTATCGTTATTCTATAACcttgtttaatattatcttcAATGACGAGTAGGATATATTCATTTGATTACATCGATAGATATGTAAACGTTGTTGAAAGTTCGAGTATATAAACTTGGACTTtgagtttatttatttatttatttttttagaggctttgttatttcattataattttttcttatcttatcgttttttttaacgtatgaattattttaagaaaattatgtatacTTATTCGTCTTCTTTCGCGTCGACAATTTTCTCGctgtctatttttctttttttcttttttaaaaattaaaaaagaatgtatatcAAGGTTAATGAACATAATACTGTCCAAGTGTATATAGAACAAGGATAACATACCATGATATTATGTGTATTATTGTGATCACTTCGGTTAACCTCATTCTTCGTGAGTTCGTTGTTTTATTGACCttgttttttaatcttttttttattttattttattatcatcatcatgatATTACGCAGATATTTgacatatgaaaaaaaaaactttatatctttatagaTTTGACACAAGTGCGTgaatatatatcaatgataatatttattgtagtCGATTATCTCGATTAAAACAGATTTGATTTCTCTGTTAGGCGTAATTTAATTAacgcttttttttattgatagtaatattttcatgctccaaaaaaataaaaacaaaaacgaagatttttaacaaaattatccaAAATATTTGTCTTTATATTCTATGTCAAATTTGTATTGAATAAGTTCTATGTCTTACCTTTATTAACAGATATAAGTTCATCAGTGATATATTACTAACTAATCTCTTCATCttagtttcttttatatataagttcGTTTAAGTACCTATATACTTTGAacaaattattagataatCCTTTGTATTATCAATTGATTACACAAGTTCATCAACCTATCctattatctaaaaatattgatagaGAATgatttcagaattttatttaagaaagatAAGTGTTCCATATTAAAGCTTGGTACTCTTCAATGTACCACGCATTAAAtatattgcaaaaaaaaaaaaaaaaaaaaaaaataaaaaaaaaataaaaaataaaaaagagaaagaatgcattattaaaaaatattgaatatatatttataagaaattcttATGGTATAGAacataaatcttttaattctATGTATATTCAAGCAACGATATGCGACAAATAATGTTTGTTAAAGTAACATAATCCATTAAAAATTACTCACACATTTCGTTACTTGCATTCATATGGACGGAAATGAAGTTTGCtgcctttttttctcttttatatagcgttacaaagtaatattaagtaagaaaaattatatatgattcttataaaaaatagaggCTCGGGTGCATTGTtaacgttttataatatatataataaatttataagttatattaaattaaattgctTTGATCGTTGAATAAAAATCCGAATTTATATGGAATGCACATTACTTATGATATAaacatatcttctttttatcttcgttaaaaattattttacttttagcACAAAGTTgctaattaaaaagtaatatataaaatttagtatataatatcgatagattctatatatatatactttttatcttgcttttttttttataaatgtaacaGTATAGTCACAAAAAATGACGACTACTGTTAACTCGATTGTTAATAATCTACTATTTACAAAGGTATATGTACTATTGCTCTCTAGTGATATAAGAACACTTCGGTTAATTAAagttagatatataaaatcttattaataacaataagataagatatataaaaagcatTACAGAGTTTTCCATAGTTACATGCGATCTCAGTAATAAGGCAGTAAGAAGTATCTAAAGGCACCTTAagaatcttttataaatacgaattgtttttttaacatataGTTAAAATATATAGCTAATATAGAATAGATTAAAGATAAGAGAGATAATGATCTATTGTCAATCTCTAGAAAATATGTAAACATCTGTAACGTTTTCTATATACCTTCTTTATCTCTAACGTtcgattaatatcgatataaaaatgtacttcTCATTTTGTGATAAATATCTTCTCAAGATCTTTTATGATAAACTTCATAATCGTACTTCGCCTCACGGCTTTTTCTAAGCTAAATTTAATCTGCGTTTTgataaatacttttctttagAGCTTCctaataaacattatatagGCTCATGCTTCctcttttcttaaatatttttataagctACATCAAAGAATTAGCATTTTTTaagatctttttaataaactttatagTCGTACTTCGATCTATGACTTTTGATAAATCTAAATTGAAATCTTCAATTACATTTAAACGTAATTGAAGGCtcttaaaagtaataataagcATATACCTAAACTAGCATCTAGGATTTTATTTCCCGCGCTGCTTCTAAAAGCAGCAGCATCACCCATTTGGAATGTATGCGCAGGACTGGACATATGTCCATCACCTCCATTACTAAATGCGAGTACTCTCAAATGATAAGCTTTGCCAGGGCTCAAATTTGTGATATCGGCTTCAAGTTTAGAACCTCCAGGGATAATGGTATCGTTTGCAGTACTCATGTCTTGATCTACCTCCCATACACGTATTTTATAGCCTATTAATGGTTCTTCTTCTAAGCTTGGTTGGACGTAGCGCCACACAACCCTAACCGTTGATGGATTCACGCCATACACGTGGACCGAAGACGGTGGTTTCTGTGGAGCTTTACGATAAGTTCTCTCTAAGTAGCGTTCACTCTCAGGCCCTTCTCCGGCAGAATTATAGGCCATAACTTTAACGTAATAGTAAGTATCAGGTTGTAATCCCACAACGAGTGACCACGGTCTCGTGGTACGAGACAAGTAATATACGGCATcctcttctttattactttccTTCCAGTACTTTATTCTATGACCGATTAATTTCCCTCGAACTTTTTCACGAGTTTGTTCAATAGGTGCCCAACTGACGTTCAAACTTGTACTGTTGAAACCATGAGCAACGACCTGCTGCGGTGCCACTTGTGGCATATCTTCAGCACTAAAGATCGTATATATATCGGAAACCGGTCCAGAACCAATTGCATTTAACGATTGAACTTTTACTTCGTACTcggtataataatattcgtgCTGGATTTGTACAACGCATATACCAACGTTACCATATTCACGTAATAGTAGAGATTGAAATTCAGTTTCGTGACCTTTACGACGCCAGAAAACTCTGTAATGAACGCCAGGACCATTTTGATCGGACGGAGATAATGGGGTCCATGTCATTGTAAGATCACCTATttttccacctcctccaccgATGTTACTCGGTGGTTTGGTAGGTTTATTCGATGGTGTACTATATTGAGGGGATGGCATCGATGGTAGTCCATAACCGAGTTCATTGAAAGCTGCTATACGAAATTCGTAAGTCGTATAAGGATTTAATACATTTTCGATGAATGCTTCTTTACGACCGTTGTATCTATCAACCTCGACAGCTGTTATATCTGTGAAAGAAGACACATGGAATGGATTTTAGGAAGTCCAAATATCAGTTACGTACAATAACATAAGCTGATGAATTTATCGACAAATTACACATACTTTCTACAAGATTAAACCATGTCTGATTCCAATTTGTTCTTGCACTAATAGTATACATCAATATAGATCTACCATTGAGCGCACCATCGGTCCAACGTAACGTTGCCGATGTTCTGACTATATTGACAACTTGAACACCTCCTGGTGGACCTGGTGGTCCCTCCACAATTACTATAGTTTTACTCGAAATTCGACTCACTGCACTTTTAACTATGCATTCGTATTCTCCAGCTTCGCCGAGAGTCGAATTAATGATACTTAATGTTCCCCCATTAATGTTTAACCTTGGATTGTTGATagtatctttttctctgataCGCATACCATTGTGCGTCCATATGTATGCTACGTCTAACATTTCATCATTTTCCGCTAAACAGTATAATGTTTGATTCTGATTTACAGCAATGATAATACGCTGTGGTAATGCTTCCACTAACCGTGGACCACCtgtaatatttatagagaATCAGTATTTGTTTCATGAGATGATAAGATTATATGAAACACGTATATGTGTGGGtgcatattaaatttataatcttaTCATTTCATCTCACGTAATACGATAAGTCTTCCTCGAGTTTCATCACTTCCATATTCATTCGTAGCCGTGCAAACGTAAGTTCCTTCGTCATCTCGTGAAACTGGTTTGATTACCAGACTTCCTTTCTCTAAAATTCTACGTCTACCACCAGCACCAATCACATTACCATCCTTTTTCCATACAAATTTCGGTCTGGGGGCAGCTTCAGGATTACAGATGATAGTAACATTACCTCCTTCTGCTGCATATGTCTCAGATTCCATAggtctttttttaaaagatggTTTTAATGCTGcaagattatatattaaatcgcaatgaatatattattgaataattgCAGAGATCGTTAAAAGAGATAATTTACATAAAACTCTTAGTTGAGCGgatgaatattttgttttcagTTGATTTTTAGCACGACACTGATACATAGCTTGATCTGTTTCTGGATCTAATCgtgttatttttaaaacattatcTTGAATGAGATAACGATCTCTATCTTCTGGTGGAAGCGTTTCCATATCTAATAACTCTCCATTTCTAAACCAATTATATGTTACATCTGGAATACCAAAAGCTTCACAAGTCCATGTTAACTCTCCTCTATTATCCATGTGTTTGTCTGTTAATGGTATAGTAAAATTGGGAGCAGCTTGGATAGACAATCTTACTGAATTTTCAATAGAGTGCCTATCATTATGTGCTCTACAAACATATTCTCCTTGATCTTCCACATGTACATATGGTATTATCAATACACGATTGTAACTTGTTGTGTATACACCTCTTGGTAAAGGAGCACCTCTTCTAGTCCAGTTATATGAAGGAATTGga
This DNA window, taken from Vespula vulgaris chromosome 19, iyVesVulg1.1, whole genome shotgun sequence, encodes the following:
- the LOC127070919 gene encoding contactin, which codes for MRMHPTWLVLLCFFGTTNIVLTQNVFYEEERYKCPQNWVTFQESCYRFIKSPIKAREDARRNCQAYQSDLVAINSLEEHGFILYQLLWQDPQHRQWYTGIKYQGGTWINEADNTQLVNMDNAFLPEPSDNIFGRDYLAYSYHNNLQRWGLEKVTGIDKLLYICEAPISNLHNLVEDDRTYEYGVHIIDPLKVPRGPYFIKQPASKVFDVSNRKTTNEISLSCFAGGYPTPTYEWFKEEYESDRLMATKIDPLLNTRYTISGGTLIIYDPEQTEDRGTYHCKATNMFGTIISESVELSFGYILEFNLKRSEERGDQNWGKAIYCDPPQHFPGVKYNWAREYFPNFVEEDKRVFVSYDGALYFSALETIDRGNYSCNVQSEASNTGRNGPFFPLRVDPHSSFQQLKFPNNFPKAFPEAPVAGEEVRLECIAFGYPIPSYNWTRRGAPLPRGVYTTSYNRVLIIPYVHVEDQGEYVCRAHNDRHSIENSVRLSIQAAPNFTIPLTDKHMDNRGELTWTCEAFGIPDVTYNWFRNGELLDMETLPPEDRDRYLIQDNVLKITRLDPETDQAMYQCRAKNQLKTKYSSAQLRVLSLKPSFKKRPMESETYAAEGGNVTIICNPEAAPRPKFVWKKDGNVIGAGGRRRILEKGSLVIKPVSRDDEGTYVCTATNEYGSDETRGRLIVLRGPRLVEALPQRIIIAVNQNQTLYCLAENDEMLDVAYIWTHNGMRIREKDTINNPRLNINGGTLSIINSTLGEAGEYECIVKSAVSRISSKTIVIVEGPPGPPGGVQVVNIVRTSATLRWTDGALNGRSILMYTISARTNWNQTWFNLVENITAVEVDRYNGRKEAFIENVLNPYTTYEFRIAAFNELGYGLPSMPSPQYSTPSNKPTKPPSNIGGGGGKIGDLTMTWTPLSPSDQNGPGVHYRVFWRRKGHETEFQSLLLREYGNVGICVVQIQHEYYYTEYEVKVQSLNAIGSGPVSDIYTIFSAEDMPQVAPQQVVAHGFNSTSLNVSWAPIEQTREKVRGKLIGHRIKYWKESNKEEDAVYYLSRTTRPWSLVVGLQPDTYYYVKVMAYNSAGEGPESERYLERTYRKAPQKPPSSVHVYGVNPSTVRVVWRYVQPSLEEEPLIGYKIRVWEVDQDMSTANDTIIPGGSKLEADITNLSPGKAYHLRVLAFSNGGDGHMSSPAHTFQMGDAAAFRSSAGNKILDASLGICLLLLLRAFNYV